The Humulus lupulus chromosome 3, drHumLupu1.1, whole genome shotgun sequence genome window below encodes:
- the LOC133824755 gene encoding transcriptional activator ptaB-like, producing the protein MDAETLRAALIVLQEELANLRANQENVVGTMVLQQREIDRQRQELNDQQANIDRRQRDDTAALVTAIQLARGQLAPASQPNQPTSTHPQQNPHSELPQHQHNPPQPMHPQRQEQPLAAQQERPFQNPEQQPTSRAGRENTQQQRQNRAGQHPRSPRCQTVEEQNPPSSGQRPSGGRRQVESGSVIRGPP; encoded by the coding sequence atggatgctgaaacTTTAAGGGCGGCTTTGATTGTGCTACAAGAAGAATTAGCTAATTtgagagctaatcaagagaatgtggttgGAACAATGGTGttgcaacaaagggagattgatcggcaacgccaagaactgaatgaTCAGCAGGCTAACATTGACCGTCGGCAAAGGGATGACACTGCAGCCTTGGTgacagccattcaattggcacgTGGGCAACTTGCACCTGCCTCCCAACCGAATCAACCAACTAGTACTCACCCACAACAAAATCCACATTCAGAGCTTCCCCAGCATCAGCATAATCCGCCACAACCAATGCATCCTCAGAGGCAAGAGCAACCCCTTGCTGCTCAGCAGGAGAGGCCTTTCCAgaatcctgagcagcaaccaacCTCTCGCGCTGGTCGAGAAAACACCCAGCAGCAAAGGCAAAATAGGGCCGGACAGCATCCTAGAAGCCCTAGATGCCAGACGGTTGAGGAACAAAACCCTCCGAGTAGTGGACAACGTCCTTCGGGGGGCAGAAGGCAGGTGGAGTCAGGCTCTGTGATCAGGggtcccccatga